The Vibrio rhizosphaerae genome contains the following window.
CATCGGATATTGTAATTGATACAAACAGTTTACAAAATAATACCAGCCAAATATCTGGTAAGAATATATTTATTACTGCTGATACACTAACAAATAAAGGCTACGAGTTTCAAAGTTATGTCACTTACTTTGATTATCAAATACGTAACCTTCATATTAGAGATATTTATCCCTATGATTTGCGCCAAGTTCGTCGAGTTGATTCAGGTATTATAGGTACCTTACAATCTTCTATCACCGCCCGCGATAATCTAACCCTCAACGTCCAAAATCGCACCAATAACTCGGTGATTGGGATTAACGCGGCTGGCGCGCAGCCAACCCAGTCAGCCCGTACTGCCCGTGCTACACAAGGGCCGTCAGGGACACAAGCGGGTGTTCACGTAACCCAAAATATACCGGATGCAGGTCAGGGGAGTGCATCCATACAAAATGCATCTGATTCAGCGCAGTCAGCGACAACACACAGCATCGAGCTGACCTCGCAGGGCAGTGATTCGGGCGCGGCCGTTCAGGCCGGGCAGACGTCGACCGGTTCAGGTTTGGCCGCGCAGTCGGCACCGAATCTAACCTCGGTCGCCCGGACTACCCCTCAAGGGAAATCGGCTACGACGGTAACGCTCAGTAACAGCAGCACTGTCACGGCACCGACGGTCAACTTACCCAATCAGAATCGTATTCCGTTCCCCGATTATCGGTTGCCGACCAGTCCGCATGGCTTGTTTGTTTTCTCTGACGGGCCGCAAAGTGATTATCTGATTGCCACCAATCCTGCGGTGACCAATCTGAATGATTTCCTCGGTTCGGATTATTTCAAAGACCAGTTAAATTACGATCCGGAGCGGAAGGAGAAGTTCCTCGGTGATGCGTATTACGATACCAGAACTATCTCGCAGGAAATTTTTGAGCAGACCGGTAAACGCTACCTGAATGAGGATATCGGCAGCGATCTTGCGCAGATGAAGCAGCTGATTGATTCGGCAGCACAGGAAAAAACCGCCTTAAACCTGAAAAATGGTGTGGCGTTAACCGATGAGCAAATTGCCCGTCTGAGTCACGACATCATTTGGTATGAACCGATTGAAGTGAATGGTCAGACGGTGATGGCACCGAAACTGTACCTGTCTTCTGCCTCGCAAGACAATATTTCAAACGGTGCATTACTTGCCGGCCGCAACGTCAATGTCACGACGGGTGACTTCGCCAATAGCGGTGCGGTGGCCGCCCGGGAAGATTTGAGTATTGCCAGCCGCAATGGGATCAGCAACACCCACGGCACGCTCAGTGCCAATGATGATCTGGCGCTGATCGCCACCGGGGATATTGTCAACCGGAGTGGGGTGATTTCAGGGGGGAATGTCCAGCTCAAAACGACTTCCGGTAACGTGGTCAACGAGACTCTCGTCAATAAAACGGATTATGGTAATGGTTTTGTTCACACAGAGGTGGGCCCGGAGAGTTTAATTCAATCCCGGACAACATTAGGAGTTTCTGCTGGTAAAGACATCGTCAGTAAAGGGGCAACAATTCGGGCGGGTGAAGGGACCGTTCTGCTTGCCGGTGGTGATGTGACTTTTGGCGCGGTTGAGCGTGAAACCCAACAGTCATTTCTTGATGGAGGGACTCGTCAGGTCATCAAAGACATTGTTCATTTAGGCTCAACGGTGAGTTCCGGCGGAGATTTAACCATTCAGGCTGGTAACAACTTCCATGCCACCGCTTCCGATCTCTCGGCGCAGGGCACTCTGATATTGGCCGCAGGTCATGATATTACGTTGGATACCGCAGTTGATACGGCTTACCGTTACAGTGACGGCGGCGGGCATACGCGTCAACTGAGCACCACGACCAACCAAGGCAGCAACCTGTCGGGTCGTGATGTCTTGCTGCAATCCGGCAACGATACCACACTGGTTAATGGTGGAATTCAGGCATCTGGTAATGTTGCCCTGAATGCCAAAGGTGATGTCAATATTCTGGCCGCTAATGACAGCCGCTATGAATACAGTAAATCAACCCACAAAAAATCGTTCGGCCGTTCGAAAACCACCATTCATGAAAGCCTGAAAGAAACCGTCCGTGGTAGCTCGATTGCAGCCGGTGGTGACATCACCATCAAGGCGCAAAAGTATAGCAACGCCAAGTTAGCCAACGGGCATAGCGATATTCAGGTGGTCGGCTCGAACCTCAATGCCGGTGATGCAATCAACCTCAGCGCTGACGGGGATGTGATTCTGTCAGCGCAGCAGTACCGCGAGTATCAATACAACCAGACCATCAAAAAAGGCTTCGGCGGCCTGAGTGGCAGTAACCGCGGTAATCTGGACGACGCGACGTTGCTCGAAGGTGCCAATACCATCGCGGCCAGCCATATCAATATCAACTCCGGCAAAAATATTGGCGTGATTGCCAGTACCGTCAGTGCCGGTGGTGATGTCAATATGCAGGCGCTGGATGAAGTGCTGGTAACCGCAGATAACATCCTGCGCCAAACTCAGCAGTGGGATGAAAAGAGCAGCTTCCTCAGTGGCGGACATCTGATGGAGATGTCATCAGACCGCGAAGGAATGCAAAGCAGTACCGCGCAGGGCAGCCAAATTGCCTCACACGGCAATGTCAACATTCAGGGCGGCAGTGTGGCACTGGTCGGCTCCGATGTGGGGGCCGGTGAAAACACGGTGCTCAAAGCCGATACCGGTCATCTGGATATCCGCTCGGCACAAAACAGCCTCCGTAAAACGTCACAGCACAAGCAAGTGAGCGTGGATTTTCCGACGTTTGAGCTGTTAAGCCACCCTGAATCAGCACTGCAAATTACCGATGGTCAAGTACGCTTCCGCATTGGTAAAGCGACGTATGATCAGGTGGAGAATCAGACGACTGCCACGACGCAGACCGGTTCGACGATTCTCGCCAACAATGATGTTTCACTCAGTGCCACCGGCGATCTGACGGTGACGGGCAGCCGGATCGCGGCAGACCAAGATGGCAGCGGTGCGGGTGATTTGAGTCTGGCGGCAGAGAATATCCTGATTCAGGAAGCCAAAGAGACCGAGCAGACGCAGAGTCAGGAAGTTCACGGTAAAGCTGAAGCGAGTCTGGTGGTTCAGCACCAAGCCGTGGAAGTGGCAAAAGCCGTGAAAGGATTGCAACAGGCAACCCAAGCCCTGAAACAGGCCAAGCAGGATTATCAACAGTACAAAAAACAACTGGCGTCACTGAAGGGTACGCTGGAGACGTTGCAAGCAGACTATGCAGCGAAAAAGCCGGGCGTCATGTTTGAGGATATCGAGGAGTTACAAGACCTCGTCTCAGACCTCAAGGGGGATGAAGCGTGGTATGCCGCTGGCATTGCGCTGGCTGCGGAGAATGTCACCTCAAAAACCACGTTGTTGGCAAAACAAAGTGATGCTGCGGTAAACAGTATCACTTCCGGTGCGTTTGGTTTTGATGCCGGGCTGCATCTGGATATTGATGCCGATAAACAAAACAGTCAGTCACAGCGGGTGACGTCGGTCGGCTCCCAATTGTCGGGGCAGAACGTCACCATTGAGGCAGGCCATCAAACCGGCCAGTCAGCGACGGTTCAGGGCTCAGTCATTCATGCGGATGACACCCTTGCTGTGAGTGGCAATCAGGTAAACCTGCTGGCGTCGGATGAGCAAAGCAGCAACACCAATGGCAGCGAGTCCGCGCATGTCGGTGCTTCGGTGACGTTATTCGGGGCGAACAGCGGGGTCAATCTCGATGCCAGCTATAGCCGTAATGAAAGCGTCTCCCAAAGCCAGACTCATACCAACAGTGTGCTGAGTGCCGATCATATCCGAATCACCTCAGACGGGGATACCGATGTGAACGGTGCCGACGTTGCGGCGAATGAGCAACTGGATATGTCCGTTGGCGGTGACCTGAATGTGGCTTCGGTACAGAACCGTTACAGCAGCACCAACCACGGTGGCTCTGTCAGTGGCGGGGTGGGTCTCTCCGGTGGGGATGTCGGCAAAGGTGGTGCTGTGAGCGGTTTTGACCATGCCGGGAACTTACAGGGCGTGAATAGCGGAGTGAACCTCTCAAACGGGCGTTCACATAGCCGGGAAACCATGCTGACCCGTATCACTTCCGGTGGTGATGCCAATATCACCGTGGGTGGCAATACCGATATCAAAGGCGCGACGATTGCGACGGTTAACGAAGACGGCAGCGACACCGGTCGGCTTCACCTCGAAACCGGCACGCTGAGTTATACCGACCTGAGTAACACGCGTGATACCAGCAGCCGCAATGCAGGTGTCAGCTCGAGTGTCAGTATCGGCCCGGATAAGGATGGTGCGACTCAAATAGATGCGTCCCGTAATTCATCGAGATATCAGTACACCAATCAAAGTGGTTATCACAAGAGTAAAACGCTGGCGACGGTCGGACAGGGCGTGCTGCGTATCGAGGACACACGCAACAGTGATGATACCGAGCGTCTGAACCGGGATGTCACCAGCACGACTAAAGACCTGTACTCAGTGGATCGTCAGCAGGGCAACTTTGATGTCACGGTGGACCATCGGTGGTTGAGTGAGACCGGGCGTGGACAAATCAAGGAAGACTTTAAACGCAATGCAATCACTGGCACTGCGATTGCCGATGCGGTAACGAAAAAGAGCGTAGGCTTATTGAGTGATGACGACAGTGGTGTCAGCAGCCTGCGGGAGCATGTGGGACAGAAGCAAGGGTTCTTTACCGCAGCAAAAACATTTGTGACAAGCGATGACAATCAGGCGTATGTCGAGACACTCAATAACCCGACTGCAACTCCGGCGCAAAAGGAGGCGGCTTATCAGGCACTGTCAGCATCCGTTGCTGAGCAGTTTGGTTTGAACCCTGCACAAGTGATGACAGCGCTGGTCAACACAGCGAATGATCAGCCCGCGAAAGGCGCATATGCGGCAGGGAAGGTGCTCATTAATGATGCTGCACATTACCGTCTTGAAGATATTGTCAACACCATCGGCCATGAAACCCAACATTATCTGGATGATGCTCAAAGTACCGGTACACATAATGATGCCTATAAGGCGAACCGGGAAGAGTATGCCGACACGATGGGTGAAGCAACTGAAGATTATGTTGGTTTCAACTTCGCCAATACAGGGCGTGGCGATTTCGGTGGCTGGAATTTACAGCGAGGCACAAATCACAGTGATTTAGTTCGAGAAAATACACAAACGGCAGCACCATTATTACGAGACCCGACGATTGATTATCGTCAGCCGAACGCTGATGAGCGAACTGCGATTCTGGCACTTGCCGGGAATGATAAGCGCCGTCAGCAAGAGCTGAAAGAGGCCGCCTGTGCCTTGACGCATTGCTCTGCGGAATATGCAGTCGGCACAGAAAAATATAATGAAATGAAAGCCCTTGAAGAGGCAGGGGCCAGCAATCCGGAAGCACAGGAAGTGTTGTTGAAATATAGCTTCCTGAAAGTTGCCGACAATATGAATATGGCAACGGTGGTGGACAAATTATTTGGCTACACCGACAGCGATGTGCGGACGGATCGGTATCAAGCGGGTATGGATCAAGGGACTGAGAATAGTCTGAAAGCATTCAATGAGGCCTACGGAACCAATATCACTAAAGAGCAGTTTGAGTCAGGGGTTGGTTTCTTGAGTGGTCTTGCCGCTGGATTCGGTGCGGCGAAAGGAGGCAAATATGTTGGCGCAGCGACTGCGGAGGATGCGGCAGCATATAAGGCACTCAAGGGGATAGGGGAGAAAGCTAATTCGGTTAGTTCAGAGTCAGTTGAAGGGAAATTGTCTACGACTTATAGCTCTAGTAGTGGTGTCCCTACTTCTGTCATTCGACGAGACAGTGATTTTTATGCAACAACCAATTATAGAAATCAGAAAAAAGCGTATATAGATGAGAATGGCAATTTGATCCCAGCTAACCCAGATGGAAATGTTACTATTCAACAACATATCCGTGGTTCTGATCCAGCAAAAAGTAATAGTCAGTATATCTCGGCAACCGCAGTCGATGGTAACACTGCCAAAACTAAGAAAAATTATGGTTCTGAAGAAATAGAAATTTATACCGCTCGCTTACAGCAGGATATTGATTCAGGTAAAATTGAACATGTTAAAATTATTACCCCTCAGCAGGTACAAGCCGCACTTCAACAAAAGATTGAGAAGGCACAAGAGCGCTATGATGCTAATCCTAGTCAAGCAAATTTTGATAGGCTTGATAACGCGAAGAGGGATTTGTCTAACGCTGTGAGGGATAATGAGTGTTTAATTTCTGGCTGTGTTCCTCGTGATTACATTAAAAAAGGCGTAGTAGATGAGTAGTTTGCAAGAATTAATGGGACAAGAGATTTATGATCTTTTATACACTCACTATGATAGAGATGGCTGTCTAGTTGATGACATGGATGATATTTTCTATTGTGAGAATGAAGAGATCCCTCAAGAGCGCATTCCGAAGTTAGAGGCTTTACTAAAGCCGATCCATGACCCGAAAGACTCATTAATCCCTCTTGAAGCATGTAGATTTCTCGCGGCTTGGGGAAGTGAACGAGCTATTGACTATTATGAATATTGTGTTGATTATCGTATTGATAAATTAGGTAATTTAGAACCACATCGCCTGCATGCATTTTACGATACGACATATGAGGGTTTTATATCTAGTGTTCGTCATTATTATGCAAGATGTGCTGATACTTCTTTCAGCCAAGGAGAGTATGCGAGAAAAAGAATATTTCCACTGACGACAAAAATATTGTTACTGCTTTGTGAAGTAACGTTGGATGTGACATTCTTTATACAGTTGGTTAGTCATGAAGGGTGGAAAGAATATCTACCGACTTTAAAAAAATGTTTTTTGTATCTGGATAAACAATCCGATGATGATCTAAATAAACAATGGAATATTGATGCGATAAGAAATTTAATTTTAGAGTGGGAACCTGAATTTTTTTCAAGTGAGTAATTACTGGGTAATCTGGAACTTCGGTTCCAGGCTACCCCAAACAAACCCTTTCCACCAATCTTTTCAACCGTTGCACTTCACTTTCCAGAAATTCCAACTCCTCAACTGTAATCTCATAATGCTCCGAATATCGGGCCTCGATATAGGCGCGTTGTAGGCGGCGGAAGCAGCGGCGGTGGAATTTGTTGTCGAGCGGGAAAATGGTTGCAAATTCAGCATCGATTTGGGCGCATAGTTTCCCCAGTTTTTCAATATTGTGGGATTTAGGTAAGTAGTTGGTGCAGGTGAGTAGGGTACAGGCAAAGAGCCTTTCTGTGACTTGATGAAGCATGAATGCAGAAATTTTCTCATCCCCTTTTTCTAAACTGAACTGGAAATGATCAAAGAAACCATTGGCACTTTTGAACCACTGTTCATAATGCTTACGGGCAATTTCCTGCTTTTCTGCTTCGGTTAGATCTCCCGGCTCTGCCAGCGGTTTTGGGGTGGCGGCAAACAGTTCAATCCCTTCTTCGCGGATATCTTTGAAGAAATAATGCCCCTGTTGTAGCCGCTCGTTGACTTCCTGCAAATCATGGACAATCAATCCCAGCGGTGCCGAAGTAACTTTACGGTCGATCTGCTCTTTGGCACGTTGCCAGACCACATCTTCTTCAACCAGCGCAGCTTTATTTACAATCACCAGAATATCGTAATCGCTGATATAGCCATTGACCGGATCGTTGACCCAAGTGCCTTTGGCATGGCTGCCGAACAGGATGATTTTCACAATCCGAAACTCGCTTTTACTCGCCGTTTTACCCTGAAGATAGTCTTCCAGCGTATCGCGCAGAATGATCGATATGGTGGCAAGCTCCTGCTGTTTGGATTCGGGCAAATGGTCGAGAGATGTTTTCATAAAGCGATATTCGGTCGGTGTGGATTGAATGGCTCATAGGATAAAAGAAGCGGGCAGCAAAAAACACTGTTTGTCATGGTTTTAGTGGTGTTGTCTAGGGAAATGCGACGGGGTTCGGTTTTATTGATTTGTCTTATTGTAGCCTCCGGCACCGAAATATGACGTACTTTAAGGTGTGTGTCCTGATAAGCCGATGTGAACGGTGCCGACGTTGCGGCGAATGAGCAACTGGATATATCCGTTGGCGGTGACCTGAATGTGGCTTCGGTACAGAACCGTTACAGCAGCACCAATCACGGTGGCTCTGTCAGTGGCGGGGTGGGCCTCTCCGGTGGGGATGTCGGCAAAGGTGGTGCTGTGAGCGGTTTTGACCA
Protein-coding sequences here:
- a CDS encoding two-partner secretion domain-containing protein, which produces MIKPVTFWQRALVYFICWTFNIQPLLANVIVDNSQHNTSVNRAGNGVEVVNIATPNANGLSHNQYQQFNVDPSGLILNNSTAQVAQSQLGGYLQNNPNLHGQAATVILNEVTGASRSQLQGYTEVFGQGAPVILTNPYGITCNGCGFINTPRVTLSTGNPLIENGNVTGFDVSQGSVSIEGLGLDATHQSYFDIITRTAQLNADIHANDLSIVTGKNRVSYQSNQVTATTADDKEAAPELAIDSSNLGGMYAGRIALVATDAGVGVNVGNLSASQGDIRISADGQITLGKSSAQNNLTVSSQSGVTLKGSQYAGQTASLSGHRIHADSNTLAAGQNVSLTATDTVTLNQSLVEAGVDADGKQQAGGVVDVQANNLTLNAGNLIAGQQLTTAVDHITADQNSLIYGQKMALNQLSKLDNSGTVAAKDQLSVKGTDASLVGHGNMTASEITMDSDRLTLDTHITAQTLAVQASQNLTTGEQSEVSATDKLTVTAGTLNQQGQLTTRGDMDINAADAILKGDVAAQDIQVKAQHLTQESGTLQAGQTLHITGDTVTLSGGSAGKNSVGIDAGQLTLNGTLQSGGDTHLTVVNDMQTREQSQLVTQGSLQATVGTLTQRGKMQSGEDVTLTGHTLKNEGLVSAVGNTHLTAQAQLTNRGTVTSGQQLTTNAGAVTSSGELSAQQKVAMTVAGQLDNQTNGLISGQVTTVQAGSVNNAGQLQSLTDLGLTADALNNSGTLAALSDTTLNVTHDLTNRGAVSAGHDVRLLTDNLTNSGQVIANDNLLIAKDLNQTRNTSLNNTGGSLDAGSGSLTIATQGDLQVSAGQHLFAGKDLTVTAATLNNSGEIAAQNKTRLTLDGVTTGQPVLTNQTGGLISGQSTSIDAQSVANHGQLQALGDLGLTATSLANSGTLTALNTTLAVHDHLLNTGTVSAVENISLLADQVDNQGRVSAGTHLLIAADQDNKRSDSLNNAGRVETRNGDIEIVTDAMTQQSSGHMIAGHDFRLDGNQLDNGGELAATGKTDLLLHQQLLNQQSGLISGQVTAITAQSVNNQGQLQSLSDLGLTAESFGNSGVLAALDNTSLHISHDLTSSGSILAGHQIVLNAEQLDNRGRISAGDAAIATPATGQDDSLIVTADTLTNSGELLARGRNQLTLNMQLTNQTDGLISGQTTTVNAQSVTNHGQLQSLTDLGLTADALANSGTLAALSDMTLKVAHQLSNSGAVSASHDVSLLTDNLTNSGKVFAGNNLLIAKDSGQTRTTTFNNTDGSLTAKAGHLTIATHGDVVVSAGQHLTAGQNVTLQASSLTNDGEVSAQGKTALTLDNALTNHGLVSGQQTTLAAQSVTNTGQLQSLTDLGLTADALDNSGTLAALSDMTLNVAHQLSNTGAVLAGSNIHLNATKMENRGRVSAGDQALMTADQQAAGRTDASLSVSAITLTNSGELLAQGSNQLTLNTQLTNQTDGLISGQITTVNAPVVTNAGQLQSLTDLGLTADALNNSGTLAALSDMTLNVAHQLSNTGAVSADHDVSLLTDNLTNTGKVFAGNNLLIAKDSEQTRTTTFNNTDGSLTAKAGHLTIATHGDVVVSTGQHLTAGQNVTLQASSLTNDAEVSAQGKTALILDNTLTNHGLVSGQGTTVTAQSVNNTGQMQALTDLGLNADVLANSGTLGAGNNAVFNIIHTLTSNGNISAGNNASLLADQVNNQNKIYARNSVLIAKDSTQTRSSSLTNSGQIDAKHGSISIATHGDFTVGAGQHLSAGKDLTLVADALTNDGELSSQGITTIGVDGTLTNHTAGIISGQNTVLRAGATTNQGQLQALNDLNLTTGSLTNSGSLVALHDMTLNATGHVDNHSLFYAGHDGNLFSDSLTNYSDIVVGNDLLIARDSNKTRSRDLTNSSGSIESLGGNIGIYADTVLNKRTVLNIVNQTQDLRGAIPGGGGQTIYIREGSKYAPIVEIHSSHNDRTNWTFYRIVGGTNWTFEAYRDQQILQNASNVSRILSASDIVIDTNSLQNNTSQISGKNIFITADTLTNKGYEFQSYVTYFDYQIRNLHIRDIYPYDLRQVRRVDSGIIGTLQSSITARDNLTLNVQNRTNNSVIGINAAGAQPTQSARTARATQGPSGTQAGVHVTQNIPDAGQGSASIQNASDSAQSATTHSIELTSQGSDSGAAVQAGQTSTGSGLAAQSAPNLTSVARTTPQGKSATTVTLSNSSTVTAPTVNLPNQNRIPFPDYRLPTSPHGLFVFSDGPQSDYLIATNPAVTNLNDFLGSDYFKDQLNYDPERKEKFLGDAYYDTRTISQEIFEQTGKRYLNEDIGSDLAQMKQLIDSAAQEKTALNLKNGVALTDEQIARLSHDIIWYEPIEVNGQTVMAPKLYLSSASQDNISNGALLAGRNVNVTTGDFANSGAVAAREDLSIASRNGISNTHGTLSANDDLALIATGDIVNRSGVISGGNVQLKTTSGNVVNETLVNKTDYGNGFVHTEVGPESLIQSRTTLGVSAGKDIVSKGATIRAGEGTVLLAGGDVTFGAVERETQQSFLDGGTRQVIKDIVHLGSTVSSGGDLTIQAGNNFHATASDLSAQGTLILAAGHDITLDTAVDTAYRYSDGGGHTRQLSTTTNQGSNLSGRDVLLQSGNDTTLVNGGIQASGNVALNAKGDVNILAANDSRYEYSKSTHKKSFGRSKTTIHESLKETVRGSSIAAGGDITIKAQKYSNAKLANGHSDIQVVGSNLNAGDAINLSADGDVILSAQQYREYQYNQTIKKGFGGLSGSNRGNLDDATLLEGANTIAASHININSGKNIGVIASTVSAGGDVNMQALDEVLVTADNILRQTQQWDEKSSFLSGGHLMEMSSDREGMQSSTAQGSQIASHGNVNIQGGSVALVGSDVGAGENTVLKADTGHLDIRSAQNSLRKTSQHKQVSVDFPTFELLSHPESALQITDGQVRFRIGKATYDQVENQTTATTQTGSTILANNDVSLSATGDLTVTGSRIAADQDGSGAGDLSLAAENILIQEAKETEQTQSQEVHGKAEASLVVQHQAVEVAKAVKGLQQATQALKQAKQDYQQYKKQLASLKGTLETLQADYAAKKPGVMFEDIEELQDLVSDLKGDEAWYAAGIALAAENVTSKTTLLAKQSDAAVNSITSGAFGFDAGLHLDIDADKQNSQSQRVTSVGSQLSGQNVTIEAGHQTGQSATVQGSVIHADDTLAVSGNQVNLLASDEQSSNTNGSESAHVGASVTLFGANSGVNLDASYSRNESVSQSQTHTNSVLSADHIRITSDGDTDVNGADVAANEQLDMSVGGDLNVASVQNRYSSTNHGGSVSGGVGLSGGDVGKGGAVSGFDHAGNLQGVNSGVNLSNGRSHSRETMLTRITSGGDANITVGGNTDIKGATIATVNEDGSDTGRLHLETGTLSYTDLSNTRDTSSRNAGVSSSVSIGPDKDGATQIDASRNSSRYQYTNQSGYHKSKTLATVGQGVLRIEDTRNSDDTERLNRDVTSTTKDLYSVDRQQGNFDVTVDHRWLSETGRGQIKEDFKRNAITGTAIADAVTKKSVGLLSDDDSGVSSLREHVGQKQGFFTAAKTFVTSDDNQAYVETLNNPTATPAQKEAAYQALSASVAEQFGLNPAQVMTALVNTANDQPAKGAYAAGKVLINDAAHYRLEDIVNTIGHETQHYLDDAQSTGTHNDAYKANREEYADTMGEATEDYVGFNFANTGRGDFGGWNLQRGTNHSDLVRENTQTAAPLLRDPTIDYRQPNADERTAILALAGNDKRRQQELKEAACALTHCSAEYAVGTEKYNEMKALEEAGASNPEAQEVLLKYSFLKVADNMNMATVVDKLFGYTDSDVRTDRYQAGMDQGTENSLKAFNEAYGTNITKEQFESGVGFLSGLAAGFGAAKGGKYVGAATAEDAAAYKALKGIGEKANSVSSESVEGKLSTTYSSSSGVPTSVIRRDSDFYATTNYRNQKKAYIDENGNLIPANPDGNVTIQQHIRGSDPAKSNSQYISATAVDGNTAKTKKNYGSEEIEIYTARLQQDIDSGKIEHVKIITPQQVQAALQQKIEKAQERYDANPSQANFDRLDNAKRDLSNAVRDNECLISGCVPRDYIKKGVVDE
- a CDS encoding HEPN domain-containing protein; translated protein: MKTSLDHLPESKQQELATISIILRDTLEDYLQGKTASKSEFRIVKIILFGSHAKGTWVNDPVNGYISDYDILVIVNKAALVEEDVVWQRAKEQIDRKVTSAPLGLIVHDLQEVNERLQQGHYFFKDIREEGIELFAATPKPLAEPGDLTEAEKQEIARKHYEQWFKSANGFFDHFQFSLEKGDEKISAFMLHQVTERLFACTLLTCTNYLPKSHNIEKLGKLCAQIDAEFATIFPLDNKFHRRCFRRLQRAYIEARYSEHYEITVEELEFLESEVQRLKRLVERVCLG